The following proteins come from a genomic window of Corallococcus sp. NCRR:
- a CDS encoding lipopolysaccharide biosynthesis protein — protein MTSARSPLRMMVDLLSTCARHVTQIAAGLVTVALVVRMLGPESLGAWTVLGTTGFLLGLSDLGLGVVVQRAAARPDDDATRQMLRLTLLVVTVVCPCLGVGAYAFLLHLPSATEALRADVARAALPVLAAGWVGSLSSPFRSFLLIRGAFTALAWARALAAALQVGLTVVLLSSSRSLFGPAMGVLSGAAAELFVLVVASRRVDPKVDLRPGWPADRARVRDAFREGAGALAMNIGVAAAVRADVFILTTAASLSMVGAYQVASRAVEQILSTGKLLSGWLLHRLGNPEHRADALRLGTAAMGALVSSGVIALALDGTALLEAWVGGLAQERVTALAVGLLGVAAIIAASEEAASVTLTVGGATPWDVANPVMLGHALNVAVSVLGVGYAGVWAVAGGTVCGNALIAVLVWRKLGALLQWRFQDVLRALAPTGAAVLVALAAGWGLAPLAARGPLESALSCSLVTLLGTGMALLLWWRGRAAPALSAAAARGCGA, from the coding sequence ATGACGTCCGCGCGGTCGCCCCTGAGGATGATGGTGGATCTGCTCTCGACGTGCGCCCGGCATGTCACGCAGATCGCGGCAGGGCTGGTGACGGTCGCGCTCGTGGTGCGCATGCTGGGCCCGGAGAGCCTCGGAGCCTGGACCGTCCTGGGCACCACGGGCTTCCTGCTCGGGTTGTCGGACCTGGGCCTCGGCGTCGTCGTGCAGCGCGCGGCGGCCCGGCCGGATGACGACGCCACACGGCAGATGCTCCGCCTCACGCTCCTGGTGGTGACCGTCGTCTGTCCCTGCCTGGGCGTGGGGGCCTACGCGTTCCTGCTCCATCTGCCGTCCGCGACCGAGGCGCTCCGCGCGGACGTCGCCCGCGCCGCGCTTCCGGTGCTCGCCGCCGGGTGGGTGGGCTCGCTCTCTTCTCCCTTCCGCTCGTTCCTGCTGATCCGCGGGGCCTTCACGGCGCTCGCCTGGGCTCGAGCCCTCGCGGCCGCGCTCCAGGTCGGGCTGACCGTGGTGCTCCTGAGCAGCTCGCGCTCGTTGTTCGGTCCGGCGATGGGGGTACTGTCGGGGGCCGCCGCGGAGCTCTTCGTCCTGGTGGTGGCCTCCAGGCGCGTGGACCCGAAGGTGGATCTCCGGCCGGGCTGGCCCGCGGACAGGGCCCGGGTGCGCGACGCCTTCCGGGAGGGGGCGGGGGCCCTGGCCATGAACATCGGGGTCGCCGCCGCCGTGCGCGCGGACGTCTTCATCCTGACCACCGCTGCCTCCCTGAGCATGGTGGGCGCGTACCAGGTGGCATCCCGGGCCGTGGAGCAGATCCTCTCCACCGGGAAGTTGCTGAGCGGATGGCTGCTCCACCGGCTGGGCAACCCCGAGCACCGCGCGGATGCGCTACGGCTGGGCACGGCCGCGATGGGCGCGCTGGTATCGAGCGGCGTCATCGCGCTGGCCCTCGACGGCACCGCGCTGCTGGAGGCCTGGGTGGGAGGACTCGCGCAGGAGCGGGTCACCGCGCTCGCGGTGGGCCTGCTGGGAGTGGCCGCCATCATCGCGGCCTCCGAGGAGGCCGCGTCCGTGACCCTGACCGTGGGCGGCGCGACGCCGTGGGACGTGGCCAACCCCGTGATGCTCGGCCACGCGCTGAACGTCGCCGTGTCCGTCCTCGGAGTGGGGTACGCCGGTGTCTGGGCAGTGGCTGGCGGCACCGTCTGCGGGAACGCGCTCATCGCGGTGCTGGTGTGGCGCAAGCTCGGCGCACTGCTCCAGTGGCGCTTCCAGGACGTGCTCCGGGCGCTGGCGCCAACGGGAGCCGCGGTGCTCGTGGCCCTCGCCGCGGGCTGGGGCCTCGCGCCGCTCGCCGCGCGGGGCCCGCTGGAGAGCGCGCTCAGTTGTTCGCTGGTCACGCTGCTGGGAACCGGCATGGCGCTCCTGCTCTGGTGGCGGGGGAGGGCCGCCCCCGCGCTCAGCGCCGCCGCTGCAAGAGGATGCGGAGCATGA
- a CDS encoding WecB/TagA/CpsF family glycosyltransferase, which produces MKTPLPRAQLRDVLRGRAPLVGARFNEALPRGFLSPVEARWLLGVPYGDLPGDEARYLAVRTPARDLGVMVRASVARALAPPRGAEPRMRPWIVSAQVDNLTIEEAVERIFTPAEGGRAKLVPFVHPHALNLAARDKALSRMLEEADLVLPDGIGIRLGAAVLGVAMRHNLNGTDLLPVLCREARARGWPMVLVGSAPGVADACAQKLREAHTGLALPIVSHGFLPEAESRALADSISRLGRCLVLVGMGSPIQELWARKYLSGAAHAVVLTVGGLFDFYSGRMPRAPIAWREMGLEWLYRLLQEPRRMARRYLFGNLLFMLRILLQRRR; this is translated from the coding sequence ATGAAGACGCCCCTGCCCCGTGCCCAGCTGCGCGACGTCCTGCGCGGGCGGGCCCCCCTGGTTGGCGCCCGCTTCAACGAGGCACTGCCACGCGGCTTCCTCTCGCCGGTGGAGGCGCGCTGGCTGCTGGGCGTGCCCTACGGAGACCTCCCCGGTGATGAGGCGCGCTACCTCGCGGTCCGCACGCCCGCGAGGGACCTGGGCGTGATGGTGCGCGCCTCGGTGGCGCGCGCCCTGGCGCCGCCAAGAGGCGCCGAGCCCAGGATGCGCCCGTGGATCGTCTCCGCGCAGGTGGACAACCTCACCATCGAGGAAGCGGTGGAGCGGATCTTCACGCCCGCGGAAGGGGGCCGGGCGAAGCTGGTGCCCTTCGTGCACCCGCATGCGCTGAACCTGGCGGCCCGAGACAAGGCGCTCTCGCGGATGCTGGAAGAGGCGGACCTCGTCCTGCCGGACGGCATCGGCATCCGGTTGGGCGCGGCGGTGCTCGGGGTGGCCATGCGCCACAACCTCAACGGCACGGACCTGCTCCCGGTGCTGTGCAGGGAAGCGAGGGCGCGCGGGTGGCCCATGGTGCTGGTGGGCTCCGCGCCCGGCGTGGCGGACGCCTGCGCGCAGAAGCTGCGGGAGGCCCATACTGGCCTCGCGCTGCCCATCGTCTCGCACGGCTTCCTTCCCGAAGCCGAGTCCCGCGCCCTGGCGGACTCCATCTCCCGGCTGGGGCGATGCCTGGTGCTGGTGGGGATGGGCAGCCCGATACAGGAGCTGTGGGCGCGCAAGTACCTCTCCGGGGCCGCGCACGCCGTCGTCCTCACGGTGGGCGGGCTGTTCGACTTCTACTCGGGCCGGATGCCGCGCGCGCCCATCGCCTGGCGCGAGATGGGCCTGGAGTGGCTCTACCGCCTCCTGCAGGAGCCCCGGCGGATGGCCCGCCGCTACCTCTTCGGCAACCTGCTCTTCATGCTCCGCATCCTCTTGCAGCGGCGGCGCTGA
- a CDS encoding glycosyltransferase family 4 protein yields the protein MRLAVALGGTDWGRSGIGTYVRAVVPRLARGLAKTGGRLVALGTARDFAAYASELGEADRAAILDVVDRPALGASWYLARSGAHARAAGADVLLLPAANRRVALRPCLPTVGVVHDLAQFTVPDKYDRLRTAYVRWLLPKALRSFAALTAVSHATRRDMASFLSCAPERIHVIPNGVDADRFALGDDGRSSAARERLGLTAPYLLYLSRLEHPGKNHLRLLRAFAASSARHSHALVLAGADWGAGALIREEVQRLGLQERVKVLGYVEDDAIPALVAGARAVIAVGLCEGFGLPALEAIAAGKPVLAARAGALPEVVGELGVLCDPLDEQDMAAALTRVVGDEPLAARVRREGPGYARQRSWDRACDDLLALCRSVGGAR from the coding sequence ATGAGGCTCGCCGTCGCGTTGGGGGGGACGGACTGGGGGCGCTCGGGCATCGGCACGTACGTGCGCGCCGTGGTGCCGCGCCTGGCGCGCGGTCTGGCGAAGACGGGAGGCCGTCTGGTGGCGCTCGGCACGGCCAGGGACTTCGCGGCCTATGCCAGCGAGTTGGGGGAGGCGGACCGCGCCGCCATCCTGGACGTGGTCGACCGGCCGGCGTTGGGCGCGTCGTGGTACCTCGCCCGCTCCGGTGCGCACGCGCGCGCGGCCGGCGCGGACGTGCTGCTGCTTCCCGCCGCCAACCGCCGCGTGGCGCTGCGCCCGTGCCTGCCCACCGTGGGAGTGGTGCATGACCTTGCCCAGTTCACCGTGCCGGACAAGTACGACCGGCTTCGCACCGCGTACGTGCGATGGCTGCTGCCCAAGGCGTTGAGGTCCTTCGCGGCGCTCACCGCCGTCAGTCACGCCACGCGCAGGGACATGGCGAGCTTCCTCTCGTGCGCGCCCGAGCGGATCCACGTCATCCCCAACGGCGTGGACGCGGACCGCTTCGCGCTCGGGGATGACGGCCGCTCCAGCGCGGCGCGCGAGCGCCTGGGGCTGACGGCGCCGTACCTGCTGTACCTGTCGCGGCTGGAGCACCCCGGGAAGAACCACCTGCGGCTCCTGCGGGCCTTCGCCGCGTCCTCGGCGCGGCACAGCCACGCCCTGGTGCTGGCCGGCGCGGACTGGGGCGCCGGGGCGCTCATCCGGGAGGAGGTCCAGCGCCTGGGCCTCCAGGAGCGCGTGAAGGTGCTGGGCTACGTGGAGGACGACGCCATCCCGGCGCTGGTGGCAGGGGCGCGGGCCGTCATCGCGGTGGGGCTGTGCGAGGGCTTCGGCCTGCCCGCGCTGGAGGCCATCGCCGCGGGCAAGCCTGTGCTGGCGGCCCGCGCGGGCGCACTGCCCGAGGTGGTGGGCGAGCTGGGAGTGCTGTGCGACCCGCTCGACGAGCAGGACATGGCGGCGGCGCTGACGAGGGTGGTGGGTGACGAGCCGCTGGCCGCGCGCGTGCGTCGCGAGGGCCCCGGGTACGCCCGGCAGCGCAGTTGGGACCGCGCGTGCGACGACTTGCTGGCCCTGTGCCGCTCGGTGGGAGGGGCACGATGA
- a CDS encoding acyltransferase — translation MLLLTQSAHACLEPLRFLRSDGARVVDAVRARGARFPTASALADPSLWAMGLLRLSASLRRALGSSLGLSTVLRLGFHIDVWTDDIGPGLRLPHPFNIVIGDGVEIGPGCTILHGVTVQRGMGTRIGRGTVLANGTTVLAGSTVGDGCLVGAASVVRGSIPAASVAVGAPARVVRMSRPGEAAP, via the coding sequence ATGCTCTTGCTTACCCAATCAGCACATGCCTGCCTGGAGCCGCTGCGCTTCCTGCGCTCGGACGGGGCTCGCGTCGTGGACGCCGTGCGGGCCCGCGGCGCGCGCTTCCCCACGGCTTCGGCGCTGGCGGATCCGTCCTTGTGGGCCATGGGCCTGCTGCGGTTGAGCGCCTCGCTGCGCAGGGCCCTGGGCTCGTCGCTGGGCCTGTCCACGGTGCTGCGCCTGGGCTTCCACATCGATGTCTGGACGGATGACATCGGCCCCGGGCTCAGGCTGCCGCACCCCTTCAACATCGTCATCGGTGACGGGGTGGAGATTGGCCCCGGATGCACCATCCTCCACGGCGTCACCGTCCAGCGGGGAATGGGCACGCGCATTGGCCGGGGGACGGTGCTGGCCAACGGGACGACGGTGCTCGCCGGCTCGACGGTGGGCGACGGATGCCTGGTGGGCGCGGCCAGCGTGGTGCGCGGGAGCATCCCGGCGGCCTCCGTGGCGGTGGGAGCGCCCGCACGGGTGGTGCGGATGTCCCGGCCCGGGGAGGCGGCGCCATGA